One part of the Aspergillus fumigatus Af293 chromosome 7, whole genome shotgun sequence genome encodes these proteins:
- a CDS encoding RPC34 RNA polymerase subunit family protein translates to MASAGPSGSSINELASKLYDECLKRYDSDHLFYQQDLLGLGVVERNNLPLLLQCTQLLVDQKLFRLLQGKNDRLAWKIISREDAEKLQNLSPDESLVYNVIHSTGRNGIWVRAIQSRTNLHKSILDRCLKSLEGKSYIKSVHNVKFPSRKMYMLAGLAPSEDVTGGAWFTDGVLDANFISTVAGFIEYTVSRKSWYEVPATGNKRLKTADGRASVKQESGEKKYLPYPAGYQGYPTVAMITAAVNESGITPVRLGEESIIQLLEMLCYDKKLVALNNGQFYKSVKNPAAVKMEKNRKPEGDVEDVGDKLVTNGMTEVPCGPCPVFKLCVPGGAVSPETCEYFDPWLQKALGF, encoded by the exons ATGGCCTCCGCAGGCCCCTCTGGCAGCTCTATCAACGAGCTTGCATCTAAGCTTTACGACGAATGCTTGAAGAGATACGACTCTGATCATCTCTTCTATCAGCAAGACCTGCTGGGCTTGGGTGTCGTCGAGAGGAACAACCTACCACTTCTGCTGCAATGCACCCAGTTGCTTGTTGATCAAAAGCTGTTTCGCCTGCTTCAGGGCAAAAATGATCGTTTAGCATGGAAGATCATTTCTCGGGAAGATGCTGAGAA GCTTCAGAATCTCAGCCCCGACGAAAGTTTAGTCTACAATGTCATCCACTCGACAGGACGCAACGGCATCTGGGTCCGTGCGATCCAGAGTCGGACCAACTTACACAAATCTATTCTAGACCGTTGCCTCAAATctctggaagggaagagtTACATCAAGAGTGTCCACAATGTCAAGTTTCCGAGTCGGAAGATGTATATGCTGGCCGGCCTCGCTCCGAGTGAGGATGTGACCGGTGGTGCTTGGTTTACCGACGGAGTACTGGACGCGAACTTTATCAGTACGGTCGCTGGTTTCATTGAGTATACCGTTAGTCGGAAGAGCTGGTATGAGGTTCCTGCTACCGGGAACAAGCGCTTGAAAACGGCCGACGGGCGCGCCTCGGTAAAGCAGGAATCGGGTGAAAAGAAATATCTCCCTTATCCTGCCGGCTATCAGGGCTATCCGACGGTCGCGATGATTACTGCCGCAGTGAACGAAAGTGGGATCACACCCGTCCGGCTCGGGGAGGAGAGCATCATACAattgctggagatgctctGCTATGACAAGAAACTCGTTGCGCTGAACAATGGCCAATTCTACAAATCTGTCAAGAATCCCGCAGCTGtgaaaatggaaaagaaCCGGAAACCGGAGGGTGATGTGGAGGACGTGGGTGATAAGCTGGTCACGAATGGCATGACCGAAGTACCCTGCGGTCCATGCCCTGTCTT
- a CDS encoding putative PHD finger domain protein has protein sequence MAHGSEDCASVLEQFVHDVANLPAEINHLMEEIQAKDKIIQDCRATINSRDSSLQKFIKLNGSLTPNPKEEQYSKVILQNLDRAQQLQDEKIQLSEKACILLDRQIKKLDIKIRDLQNDGVLSNDPPLPSLFNNKDQYRDPPKIFFPDATAADTTSSPLQPTSGNTNSLLGISQRLNQSLARSTSSAALATQGAARSSAPATPSGTTHFQHRQRESSAGAVENKRRRLNASLGTLPAASSNLRQSSLGPGTPKGGTPASSRAGSAGPRATGATKKAATKKVAPHQQLKKIKAHGKATKRSSSASGRVKLTGATKKSPSAAGGDEDEDDSLLSSAEASDSNASDTRRMDEDIDEEDEEEEGNEDTKVYCTCRSVSHGDMVACDNDNCPYEWFHWKCVGLTREPVGTWYCPHCKSNLGK, from the coding sequence ATGGCACATGGTTCCGAGGACTGTGCTTCCGTGTTGGAGCAGTTCGTTCATGATGTGGCGAATCTTCCAGCAGAAATCAACCAcctgatggaagagatccaggccaaggacaagatcatccaggatTGTCGCGCAACCATCAACTCTCGTGACAGCAGTTTACAGAAGTTCATCAAACTCAATGGCAGTCTGACGCCAAACCCCAAAGAAGAGCAGTACTCGAAGGTGATTCTACAGAATCTGGACAGGGCGCAACAGTTACAGGACGAGAAGATACAGCTGAGCGAGAAAGCATGCATCCTGCTCGATCGCCAAATCAAGAAACTGGACATCAAGATACGCGACCTACAAAACGATGGCGTGCTTTCAAATGATCCGCCCCTGCCCTCCCTTTTCAACAACAAAGACCAGTACCGCGATCCGCCCAAGATTTTCTTCCCCGATGCAACCGCCGCGGATACTACTTCTTCCCCTCTTCAACCCACGTCAGGCAACACCAATTCGTTACTGGGCATCTCACAACGGCTCAACCAGTCGCTTGCGCGGTCTACAAGTTCAGCGGCATTGGCGACGCAAGGCGCCGCGCGCAGCTCAGCTCCAGCAACCCCGTCTGGCACAACCCACTTCCAACACCGGCAACGCGAATCATCGGCAGGAGCGGTAGAGAACAAGCGGCGACGGCTCAACGCATCATTAGGCACTCTACCCGCTGCGTCGTCTAATCTCCGCCAGTCATCCCTTGGCCCTGGCACACCCAAGGGTGGCACACCGGCTTCCAGTCGCGCAGGCAGCGCCGGGCCGCGCGCAACAGGCGCAACTAAGAAGGCGGCTACCAAGAAGGTCGCGCCTCATCAACAACtcaagaagatcaaagcCCATGGTAAAGCGACAAAACGCTCGTCCAGTGCGAGCGGTCGTGTCAAGCTCACCGGTGCGACCAAGAAGTCCCCATCTGCGGCgggcggcgatgaagatgaggacgattCGCTCCTCAGCAGTGCCGAGGCTTCGGATTCCAATGCCAGTGATACTAGACGCATGGATGAGGACattgacgaggaagatgaggaagaggagggtAACGAGGATACCAAGGTCTACTGTACCTGCCGTAGTGTCAGTCATGGAGACATGGTGGCGTGTGATAACGACAACTGTCCCTACGAGTGGTTCCATTGGAAGTGTGTTGGTCTGACAAGGGAGCCGGTGGGAACTTGGTATTGCCCACATTGCAAGTCAAACTTGGGCAAGTAG
- a CDS encoding transcription factor domain-containing protein — MVTTKRKLSSVDIDAELPNTKKSNLLGYDARTPWLFDSKPSSLGRRTAGNPAVQHSLPLANMVSTVQDLIDPDFDPLIAILDDEPRFLKPLPSRISSEDLEFLRFRGALSIPESGLRNELLRCYIQWVHSFMPVLNLQEFLRCVAENDPEGNISLLLFQAVMFVATAFVDFKHLQDAGYKTRKSARNAFYERLRLLYSLDCEEDRIAILQTLLLMTYWSDHVNNPQRDIWDWIGICNTQAHSIGLNRDPTTSDMDPRMKRLRVRLWWSLYCRDRLIAMGLRRPTQINEGTSSVPMLRLDDFDFEPFHPSVIEIFRCRQLEDVSHQKRLATMFIEKAKLCQSIGRVLFAQYATSQCQFGVTNRTTITLVPRQASESELARCSQRLDSWLSALPKDAQYIPASKTNFEDGEDVLLLHGAMLRMLYHATISALYRPWAYSRDPDKSRFEITQNARSKMHDAALGITHIIQGLNQLNLTRFLPQSGVTVIIPAAVAHLSNIMSNNPAVRETSLQHFQRCIQVLRGLRDLYPAADMEVANIEAAVKVQSDSVSTFLKIMEYSNVSIDQLQPPEPPLHKQSIDSSMHTACSPEGSSPDRRGSFVGATDAQPKEHRTGSLQTNRASIATSISRSNNEPEHTNHQQQQPTPTNDFDDHLNNFPSPQTISSFIPADLLRIDTDSFPDFISPDPNISSVPELDVDWTDELLGGTELSSEYPETGSVSHSHGGITGDLDRDLGLALDSY, encoded by the exons ATGGTGACCACCAAGCGAAAGCTGTCTAGCGTAGACATCGATGCAGAGTTACCCAACACCAAAAAGAGCAACCTTCTGGGATATGATGCCCGCACACCTTGGCTCTTCGACTCCAAACCGTCGTCGCTAGGTCGGCGAACAGCCGGGAACCCTGCGGTACAGCATAGCCTTCCGCTGGCCAACATGGTCTCCACAGTACAAGATCTCATTGACCCGGATTTCGACCCTCTCATCGCGATACTTGATGACGAACCGCGTTTTCTAAAGCCACTACCCAGTCGAATATCATCGGAGGACCTGGAGTTTCTGAGATTTCGAGGTGCACTTTCGATTCCCGAGAGCGGACTGCGCAATGAGCTACTACGATGCTATATTCAGTGGGTGCACAGTTTCATGCCGGTCCTGAACCTGCAAGAGTTCCTGCGATGCGTTGCAGAAAATGACCCGGAAGGGAACATTAGCCTTCTCTTGTTTCAGGCCGTGATGTTTGTTGCCACGGCGTTTGTGGATTTCAAACATCTGCAGGATGCAGGTTATAAGACTCGAAAGAGTGCACGGAATGCTTTCTATGAACGATTAAGG TTGCTCTATTCGCTCGACTGTGAAGAAGATCGAATCGCCATCTTGCAGACGCTTCTCTTAATGACATATTGGTCGGACCATGTCAACAACCCACAAAGAGACATCTGGGATTGGATAGGAATATGCAACACGCAGGCCCACTCTATAGGATTGAACAGAGACCCCACCACATCCGACATGGACCCCAGAATGAAACGGTTACGGGTCCGCCTGTGGTGGAGCTTGTACTGTCGAGACCGTCTTATTGCCATGGGGTTAAGGCGACCAACCCAGATCAATGAAGGAACCAGCAGCGTTCCGATGTTGCGACTGGACGACTTTGATTTTGAACCGTTTCATCCGTCCGTGATTGAGATATTTCGCTGCCGTCAACTGGAGGATGTGTCCCACCAGAAGCGTCTAGCGACCATGTTCATTGAAAAAGCTAAGCTTTGCCAGAGCATTGGCCGCGTACTATTCGCGCAATACGCAACTTCTCAATGCCAGTTCGGTGTGACCAATAGGACCACCATTACGCTTGTCCCGCGGCAGGCCTCAGAATCTGAGCTGGCTCGATGCAGCCAAAGACTGGATTCGTGGCTCAGCGCCCTGCCGAAGGATGCGCAATACATTCCCGCATCCAAAACCAACtttgaggatggagaagatgttcttctccttcatggCGCCATGCTAAGAATGCTCTATCATGCGACCATAAGCGCGCTCTACAGGCCGTGGGCTTATAGCCGGGATCCAGACAAATCGCGCTTTGAAATCACGCAAAATGCGCGGTCGAAGATGCACGATGCGGCTTTAGGTATCACGCACATTATACAGGGGCTCAATCAATTAAATCTGACTCGGTTCCTCCCTCAGTCTGGTGTCACTGTGATCATACCAGCAGCCGTGGCGCACCTGTCAAATATCATGTCCAACAACCCCGCCGTCCGAGAAACTAGTCTTCAGCACTTTCAGAGATGCATCCAGGTCCTACGGGGACTGAGGGATCTCTATCCCGCCGCGGACATGGAAGTCGCCAACATTGAGGCAGCAGTCAAAGTGCAGTCCGATAGCGTTAGCACTTTCCTCAAGATTATGGAATACAGCAATGTTAGCATCGACCAGCTGCAACCCCCAGAACCGCCATTACACAAACAAAGCATTGATTCAAGCATGCATACGGCTTGTTCACCAGAGGGTAGTTCACCAGATCGGCGAGGGTCCTTCGTGGGAGCAACGGATGCGCAGCCCAAAGAGCACCGTACTGGGTCCTTACAAACGAACAGAGCTAGCATTGCCACCTCAATCTCTCGATCGAACAACGAACCCGAACACACGAAccatcagcaacaacaacctACCCCTACGAATGATTTCGACGACCACCTCAACAACTTCCCTTCCCCTCAAACAATCAGCTCATTCATCCCTGCAGATCTGCTGCGCATTGACACTGACTCCTTTCCCGATTTTATATCTCCGGACCCGAATATCTCCTCCGTCCCGGAACTAGATGTGGACTGGACGGACGAACTTCTCGGAGGCACAGAGCTAAGTTCAGAGTATCCCGAGACGGGCTCGGTAAGCCATAGCCATGGTGGTATCACTGGCGATCTGGACAGGGATCTGGGTCTGGCTCTTGATTCATATTAA
- a CDS encoding beta-catenin-like protein 1 gives MTSIDDLFKKPLSAASAKRKLEVAQDPNELYKAAKLDANGDVKSKGKAPIVEGDVEDDGEAGPELPPDFDAEDIPDDEEGRFFGGGMERKTAQAMQYIDQQDEGETAPEKIDSAWLRRLALTFERKISKNAELRGKFENDPQKFMASEADLDTEIKGLSILSEHPELYAEFAKLGCVGSLTSLLSHENADIAIDAIQIISELTDEDVEAEQEQWDALVNALLDADLIELLTQNLSRLDETSEADRAGVYYVLNVLENLASQTTIAEKIGQESTVLSWLLSRIQQKERPVSQNKQYTAEVLAILLQSSPKNKDKFIGLDGVDILLQLLSHYRKRDPEKDSDEEEYVENLFDCLICLVDEDPGKEKFLEGEGIELAQIMLKEGKFSKQRALRVLDHALGGLGGGPACERLVEVAGLRTIFGMFMRKQESQTIEHLLGIFASLLRLLPGGSAPRIRTLAKFMEKDYEKIVKLVKLRRDYASRVSPVEQAIEEERKNYTDEEQEVMAAEWLSRRFDAGLFSLQLIDVLLAWLVAEDDGAKQKIVSLLADRDEDLSIIKATLREQMEGLTDDEPGQKDHKEMLGILLQFL, from the exons ATGACGAGCATAGACGACCTCTTCAAG AAACCTCTTTCAGCAGCGAGCGCAAAGCGCAAGCTAGAGGTTGCACAAGATCCGA ATGAGCTTTACAAAGCAGCGAAGTTAGACGCGAATGGCGACGTCAAGTCGAAAGGGAAAGCGCCGATCGTGGAGGGAGACGTTGAGGACGATGGCGAGGCTGGCCCGGAACTACCACCTGATTTCGATGCCGAGGATATCccagacgatgaagaagggcGATTCTTTGGAGGAGGCATGGAGCGCAAAACAGCCCAGGCAATGCAATATATCGACCagcaggatgaaggagagacagCG CCCGAGAAAATCGATTCTGCATGGTTGCGACGGCTGGCCCTCACCTTTGAAAGAaaaatatcgaaaaatgcCGAGCTGCGCGGGAAGTTTGAGAATGACCCCCAGAA GTTCATGGCCTCGGAAGCCGATCTAGACACGGAGATTAAAGGACTCTCAATCTTATCCGAACATCCTGAATTATACGCGGAATTCGCCAAGTTGGGATGTGTGGGGTCTCTAACATCATTGCTGTCCCATGAAAATGCAGATATTGCCATTGACGCAATCCAGATCATCAGTGAGTTGACGGATGAAGATGTAGAGGCTGAACAGGAACAGTGGGATGCTCTCGTCAATGCATTG TTGGATGCCGACCTCATTGAGCTCCTTACTCAAAATCTGTCACGGTTGGATGAAACATCTGAAGCCGATAGAGCAGGTGTATACTACGTGCTCA ATGTACTGGAAAACTTGGCTTCTCAAACCACTATCGCGGAAAAAATTGGTCAAGAATCTACTGTATTATCGTGGCTTCTCTCTCGTATACAGCAGAAAGAAAGACCAGTCAGTCAAAATAAGCAGTACACTGCAGAGGTTTTGGCCATTCTGCTACAATCGTCTCCTAAAAACAAAGATAAATTCATTGGCCTCGATGGGGTTGATATTTTACTTCAACTACTGAGTCACTACCGCAAACGCGACCCTGAAAAGGactcggacgaggaggagtaCGTGGAGAATCTTTTCGACTGTTTGATATGTCTCGTCGACGAAGATCCCGGCAAGGAGAAATTCCTAGAAGGCGAAGGCATTGAGCTTGCTCAGATCATGCTGAAGGAAGGCAAATTCAGTAAGCAACGTGCCCTGCGAGTTCTTGACCATGCTCTGGGTGGTTTGGGGGGCGGCCCTGCGTGCGAACGTCTAGTCGAGGTTGCAGGGCTGAGAACAATTTTTGGAATGTTCATGCGAAAG CAAGAAAGCCAGACAATAGAACATCTGTTGGGTATCTTTGCTTCACTGTTACGCCTCTTACCGGGCGGTTCGGCTCCACGCATTCGTACCCTTGCCAAATTCATGGAGAAGGACTACGAAAAGATTGTGAAGCTCGTGAAGCTAAGACGGGACTACGCTTCGAGGGTGTCGCCGGTTGAACAAGCCATCGAAGAGGAACGGAAGAACTACACagacgaagagcaagaagtcatGGCTGCAGAATGGCTCTCTAGACGTTTTGACGCTGGCCTTTTCTCTTTGCAG TTAATCGATGTTTTACTAGCGTGGCTGgtggctgaggatgatggagCAAAGCAAAAAATCGTTTCACTATTGGCAGATAGGGATGAGGATCTGTCAATTATCAAGGCGACGTTGAGAG AGCAAATGGAGGGCCTTACAGATGATGAGCCTGGGCAGAAGGACCATAAAGAGATGCTTGGAATCCTGCTACAATTCTTATAG
- a CDS encoding nicotinate phosphoribosyltransferase, with protein MSQETTPPYPEGIFSLLDTDLYKLTMQCAILKYFPDVHVTYGFTNRTPDMKLTRGAYKWLLEQMDRLANVRVTDEEIAFLKKQCPYFNHAYLRYLSTFQLKPSEQIDIKFRPVQDSGSDDDLGDIEYMVKGLWVETILYEIPLLALTSQAYFMFTDKDWDHSNQEEKAFRKGCTLLENGCIFSEFGSRRRRDYHTQDLVMQGLCRAAEEGKRQGWKGVFSGTSNVHFAMRYGVTPIGTVAHEWFMAIAAITDDYENANELALRYWLGCFGEGVLGIALTDTFGTPAFLDAFRKPIPHHTSAGVGAVATIASGASTTSESQPQTEAETKPPVTAPLHENDSQHSPKTYAQVYTGVRQDSGDPTYFVKMVRDFYDNEGIKEKKTVVFSDSLNIEHCLEYKTIAEEAGFAPIFGVGTFFTNDFTNKSDGKKSKPLNIVIKIATANGRPAVKLSDNMGKNTGDKNMVQEVKKRLGYIEHYWEEGDESNRWAKQG; from the exons ATGAGTCAAGAGACGACCCCTCCTTACCCGGAGGGCATTTTCTCCCTTCTGGATACAGATCTGTATAAGCTGACAATGCAATGTGCTATTCTGAAATACTTTCCCGATGTTC ATGTTACATACGGCTTCACGAACCGTACCCCAGATATGAAGTTGACGCGGGGTGCTTATAAATGGCTCCTGGAACAGATGGACA GGCTCGCTAACGTCCGCGTGAccgacgaggagattgctttcttgaagaagcaatGCCCATACTTCAACCATGCCTACCTCCGATACCTTTCTACGTTCCAACTCAAGCCTTCGGAGCAGATTGATATCAAGTTCAGACCTGTACAAGACAGCGGCAGCGATGACGACTTGGGCGATATTGAATATATGGTCAAGGGGCTTTGGGTTGAGACTATCCTTTACGAGATCCCACTCCTTGCCCTCACAAGTCAGGCGTACTTCATGTTCACCGACAAGGATTGGGATCATAGCAACCAAGAGGAAAAGGCCTTCCGCAAGGGCTGCACTTTGCTCGAGAACGGATGCATCTTCTCCGAATTTGGCTCCCGACGTCGACGCGATTACCATACTCAGGACTTGGTCATGCAGGGCCTATGCCgggctgctgaagagggAAAGCGACAGGGCTGGAAGGGCGTCTTCTCTGGGACCAGCAATGTGCACTTTGCGATGAGGTATGGTGTGACTCCCATTGGTACTGTGGCCCACGAGTGGTTCATGGCCATCGCTGCCATCACGGATGATTACGAGAATGCGAACGAGCTGGCTCTCCGCTACTGGCTCGGATGTTTCGGCGAAGGG GTCCTCGGTATTGCCCTCACCGATACATTCGGTACCCCGGCTTTCCTCGACGCCTTCCGCAAGCCGATCCCTCACCATACCAGCGCAGGTGTCGGCGCCGTCGCCACAATTGCATCGGGAGCGAGCACAACAAGCGAGTCGCAGCCTCAGACTGAGGCCGAAACCAAACCCCCAGTCACCGCTCCCCTCCATGAAAACGACTCCCAGCACTCTCCGAAGACATATGCGCAGGTCTACACGGGCGTCCGTCAGGACTCCGGCGACCCAACCTACTTCGTCAAGATGGTCCGCGACTTTTACGACAATGAGGGgatcaaagagaagaagactgtcGTGTTTTCAGATTCGCTCAACATCGAGCACTGCCTCGAGTACAAGACCATTGCTGAGGAGGCTGGCTTCGCCCCCATCTTCGGTGTCGGGACTTTCTTCACCA ACGATTTTACGAATAAATCTGACGGCAAGAAATCCAAGCCActcaacatcgtcatcaaGATCGCTACGGCTAACGGCCGCCCGGCCGTCAAGCTGAGCGACAACATGGGCAAGAACACGGGCGACAAAAATATGGTGCAagaggtgaagaagaggctAGGATACATCGAGCACTACTgggaagaaggcgatgagAGCAATCGCTGGGCTAAGCAGGGATAG
- the sti1 gene encoding Hsp90 cochaperone STI1: MADALKAEGNKAFSAKDYPTAIEKFTQAIELEPSNHILYSNRSAVYAAQSDYQKALDDANKAIEIKPDWSKGYSRKGAACRGLGDLLGAHDAYEEALKLDPSNDQAKSGLNAVKRAIDGEARADGVNPAAGLGGIFNDPQMFQKLASNPKTSHLLADADFMAKLQRLQQNPNSMSPQEIQDPRFLQVMSVLLGIDMSFGAPPEAAGSSRAAAEAEEDVPMPDAKPAAAEKKKEPEPAPQPEPEPEDEETIAKKKAQEAGDAEKKIGNDFYKKKQFDEAIEHYTKAWELNKDITYLNNIGAAKFEKGDLQGAIEICQKAVEEGRELRADFKVIAKAFARIGTAYEKLGDFTQAIEYYHKSLTEHRTPDALTKLRNAEKAKVKAEKEAYIDPVEAEKARELGQKKFQEADWPGAVEAFTEMTKRAPHDPRGFSNRAAALIKLMAFPQAVQDCDEAIRRDPKFIRAYIRKSQALVAMKEYSKALDACTEAAEQDDGTHTREIDQQQQKCLEAQFSARAGETEEQTMERIQNDPEIMSILQDPVMQSILQQAKSDPAALQEHMKNVQVRTKIQKLMAAGVIRLGR; this comes from the exons ATGGCTGACGCTTTGAAGGCAGAGGGCAACAAGGCCTTCTCTGCTAAGGACTACCCTACTGCTAT TGAGAAGTTCACACAGGCTATTGAGCTTGAGCCTAGCAACCACATTCTATACTCCAACCGGTCAGCTGTCTACGCTGCGCAGTCAGATTACCAGAAAGCTCTGGACGATGCCAACAAGGCCATCGAAATCAAGCCGGACTGGTCGAAGGGTTACAGCCGTAAAGGAGCCGCTTGCCGTGGTCTAGGTGACCTCTTGGGTGCACACGATGCCTACGAAGAAGCCCTGAAGCTCGATCCGAGCAACGACCAGGCTAAGTCCGGTCTCAACGCTGTGAAGAGAGCCATCGATGGAGAAGCTCGGGCCGACGGTGTCAACCCTGCCGCTGGCTTGGGAGGAATCTTCAACGATCCTCAGATGTTCCAGAAATTAGCCAGCAACCCCAAGACCTCCCACCTTCTTGCAGACGCCGACTTTATGGCGAAACTCCAGCGCCTCCAGCAGAACCCCAACAGCATGAGCCCGCAGGAGATCCAGGATCCCCGTTTCTTGCAGGTTATGAGTGTGTTGCTGGGAATCGACATGAGCTTTGGAGCTCCCCCGGAGGCCGCTGGTTCCTCTCGggctgctgcagaagctgaggAGGACGTGCCGATGCCCGATGCGAAGCCCGCTGCTGccgaaaagaagaaggagcccgAACCGGCACCCcagcctgagcctgagcccgaggatgaggagacgatcgcgaagaagaaggcccaGGAAGCTGGTgatgccgagaagaagatcggcAACGACttctacaagaagaagcaattCGATGAGGCTATTGAACACTACACCAAGGCCTGGGAGCTCAACAAAGACATTACATACTTGAACAACATCGGTGCTGCCAAATTCGAGAAGGGTGATCTCCAGGGTGCCATCGAGATCTGTCAGAAGGCCGTTGAAGAAGGCCGCGAACTTCGGGCAGATTTCAAGGTCATCGCCAA GGCCTTCGCGAGAATCGGTACCGCTTATGAAAAGCTTGGTGATTTCACACAAGCTATTGAATACTACCACAAATCCCTCACTGAACACCGTACTCCCGATGCTCTCACCAAGCTCCGTAACGCAGAAAAGgccaaggtcaaggccgAGAAAGAGGCCTACATTGACCCCGTCGAGGCAGAAAAGGCTCGCGAGCTCGGCCAGAAGAAGTTCCAGGAGGCGGATTGGCCCGGTGCTGTTGAAGCCTTTACCGAGATGACCAAGCGCGCTCCTCACGACCCCAGAGGATTCTCGAACCGTGCCGCTGCCCTCATCAAGCTTATGGCTTTCCCCCAGGCCGTTCAGGATTGCGACGAGGCTATCCGCCGTGATCCCAAGTTCATTCGCGCCTATATTCGCAAGTCTCAAGCCCTGGTTGCCATGAAGGAATACAGCAAGGCCTTGGATGCCTGCACGGAAGCCGCAGAGCAAGACGACGGAACACACACCCGTGAGAtcgaccagcagcagcaaaagtGTCTGGAGGCTCAGTTCAGCGCTCGTGCTGGCGAGACGGAGGAGCAGACCATGGAGAGAATCCAGAACGACCCCGAG ATCATGTCGATCCTCCAGGATCCAGTCATGCAGAGCATCCTCCAGCAGGCCAAGAGCGACCCTGCTGCCCTGCAAGAGCACATGAAGAACGTCCAGGTTCGGACGAAGATCCAGAAACTCATGGCGGCTGGTGTCATCCGTCTCGGTCGGTAA